A genomic stretch from Streptomyces venezuelae ATCC 10712 includes:
- a CDS encoding DUF6284 family protein — translation MKSIAALQAVVTAAPFDGEPTNAELDAIEQEIPLILAEVDLLDVEIWMLDRPVTVLDERRMRRARHRVLAARRDLTNHAGVMLRGGAA, via the coding sequence ATGAAGTCCATCGCTGCACTTCAGGCCGTTGTTACGGCCGCCCCGTTCGACGGTGAGCCGACGAACGCCGAGCTGGACGCGATCGAGCAGGAGATCCCGCTGATCCTGGCGGAGGTCGACCTGCTCGACGTGGAGATCTGGATGCTGGACCGTCCGGTCACCGTGCTGGACGAGCGGCGCATGCGCCGGGCCCGCCACCGGGTCCTCGCGGCCCGCCGCGACCTGACCAACCACGCCGGCGTGATGCTGAGGGGCGGGGCGGCATGA